The Aquisalimonas asiatica nucleotide sequence GGGCGTGCTCCGGTTCAGGTCGGGCTGATCGGCACCGCCAGTTCCGCCCGCGCGACGCTGTGCGAGGGCCTGGTTCAGCACGGGCTGGCGGTGATGGCCCAGAGCGACCTGGTCAGCGTGGCCACGGAGCCGTTGCAGGGGGATGTGCAGGTTCTCCTGGTGGATCTGAACGGCGCCAGTGATGCGGACCTCGACGCCCTGGACCAGCTCATGGAGCGGGACGACCTGCCTCCGGTGCTGTTCAATGAAGACGCTCCCGAGCAGCATCAGGCGGTCTGGATGCGGCGGCTCGCCGGCAAGCTCAGGGCCATGGCCGGGGCCGTGTCGGATGGTGAGGCCGCGCCCGCGGGGCCGCCGGTTTGGGTTCTCGGTTCCTCGTTCGGTGGGCCTGAGGCCGTGAAACGGTTTCTCGAGACGGTCACCCACGTGCCGGAGGCCGTGTTCATCCTTGTCCAGCATATCGGTGACGGCTTCGTCGACCTGCTGGCGGCGCAGCTCAATCGCTCCACCCCGTTCCGCGTCGAGTCCCTGGCCAACGGCATCGTGCTGCGGCCGGGCCGTGTGTACGTCATGCCCGTTGACCACGTCCTGCACCTGACAGACGCCGACGAGGCCAGACTGGTGCCGGAGGTGGGCGCCGACCACAGTTACAGCCCCAATATCGATGCCGTCCTGACGGCCGTGGCCCGGACCTACGGGCCACGCTCGG carries:
- a CDS encoding chemotaxis protein CheB, producing MAATDTSSQPGRAPVQVGLIGTASSARATLCEGLVQHGLAVMAQSDLVSVATEPLQGDVQVLLVDLNGASDADLDALDQLMERDDLPPVLFNEDAPEQHQAVWMRRLAGKLRAMAGAVSDGEAAPAGPPVWVLGSSFGGPEAVKRFLETVTHVPEAVFILVQHIGDGFVDLLAAQLNRSTPFRVESLANGIVLRPGRVYVMPVDHVLHLTDADEARLVPEVGADHSYSPNIDAVLTAVARTYGPRSGAIIFSGMGDDGAAGVRAIAASGGEVWAQDAGSCAISNMPDCAAATGVVTRRGNPEELAGALVQYLRSEDAPPNAV